Proteins from a genomic interval of Paenibacillus sp. FSL H8-0048:
- a CDS encoding MarR family winged helix-turn-helix transcriptional regulator, which yields MIQSYERDTQLTLHLYRVFAKSFKSINEHAVTGSKIEGFNPTAFAVMEVLYYKGSQPIQQIGAKLLLQSGNVTYVIDKLEERGYLQRKPCPSDRRVIFAELTTEGERLMNEMYPKYSERLHLAFSGLSDEEKEQMIVLLKKMGLQAEKLSPLPRK from the coding sequence ATGATACAATCCTATGAACGCGATACTCAGTTGACCCTGCATTTGTACAGAGTTTTTGCCAAGTCCTTCAAGAGCATTAATGAGCATGCTGTAACCGGCAGCAAGATCGAAGGCTTCAACCCGACCGCCTTCGCAGTCATGGAGGTTCTCTATTACAAAGGATCGCAGCCGATCCAGCAGATCGGTGCCAAGCTGCTGCTTCAGAGCGGCAACGTTACTTATGTGATCGACAAGCTGGAAGAACGCGGCTACCTGCAGCGCAAGCCTTGCCCAAGTGACCGCCGCGTTATTTTTGCCGAGCTGACTACAGAGGGCGAACGCCTGATGAACGAGATGTATCCGAAGTACTCGGAGCGCCTGCATCTGGCCTTCAGCGGACTCAGCGACGAAGAGAAGGAACAGATGATTGTGCTGCTGAAGAAGATGGGCCTGCAGGCCGAGAAGCTCTCCCCGCTCCCGCGCAAATAA
- a CDS encoding MDR family MFS transporter, with amino-acid sequence MDSLSSLGEKQRKLILTGVLLATFLAAIEGTVTGPAGPAIVGDFQGMQWLSWIFTAYLLAMAVTTPIFGKLSDLIGRKPVFIGGAVVFLAGSLLCGVSQSMQQLIIYRGIQGIGAGALIPMTFTIIGDIYSLKERAKTQGLLSSVWGISSLVGPLLGGYVVDYLSWRWVFVFNLPFGLLSIIFISRYLKEEKVRRKTKIDVAGVLLFAAGMGALLFGLTTGGQSLPWTSPLLLAILLAAVLLLVVFLVVERRAAEPMLPLELFSIRNIAVSTGANLLVSTLIIGLSTYVPLWVQGVFGKSAALSGLLLAPMSVGWMLGSIAGGRMILRAGTRRTGMLGLLLIVIAAVGLTLMNADSSQQLLLVLMLCCGVGFGYASTVFTIIAQSSVQHEQRGASTALNTFTRSLGQTVGVAIFGSWLNFSIDRKLAEQPEAAASGADINQLLNPHSGSVLPKEAWSSLQGALEGGLHSLFIVMAVFAVISLVISVRLDQGVPSIQEASIPSKR; translated from the coding sequence ATGGATTCATTGAGTTCACTGGGGGAAAAGCAGCGGAAGTTAATATTGACAGGCGTACTGCTGGCAACATTTCTGGCAGCGATTGAAGGGACGGTAACGGGTCCGGCGGGTCCGGCTATCGTAGGGGATTTTCAGGGGATGCAGTGGCTGAGCTGGATCTTTACAGCTTATCTGCTGGCGATGGCAGTGACCACGCCGATTTTTGGCAAGCTGAGTGATCTGATCGGGAGGAAGCCTGTGTTCATAGGCGGCGCTGTAGTCTTCCTGGCAGGCTCGCTGTTATGCGGAGTCTCGCAGAGTATGCAGCAGCTGATTATTTACCGGGGTATTCAAGGGATCGGTGCCGGGGCACTGATTCCGATGACTTTTACCATTATCGGAGATATCTACAGCCTGAAGGAACGGGCGAAGACGCAGGGGCTGCTTAGCTCGGTGTGGGGGATTTCTTCGCTGGTCGGACCGCTGCTAGGCGGTTATGTAGTTGATTATTTAAGCTGGCGCTGGGTATTCGTGTTCAATCTGCCGTTCGGCCTGCTGTCGATTATCTTCATCTCACGGTACCTGAAGGAAGAGAAGGTCCGCCGTAAGACGAAGATCGATGTAGCCGGAGTGCTGCTGTTCGCTGCAGGGATGGGAGCGCTGCTGTTTGGCCTGACAACTGGGGGTCAGAGTCTGCCTTGGACTTCTCCGCTGCTGCTGGCCATTCTCCTCGCGGCTGTCCTGCTGCTGGTGGTGTTCCTGGTCGTGGAGCGCCGGGCCGCCGAGCCCATGCTGCCGCTGGAGCTATTCTCCATCCGTAATATTGCAGTCTCTACAGGTGCGAATCTGCTGGTCAGTACGCTCATTATCGGGCTGTCTACGTATGTTCCGCTGTGGGTGCAGGGTGTATTCGGCAAAAGTGCCGCGCTCTCAGGTCTGCTCCTGGCGCCGATGTCAGTCGGCTGGATGCTGGGCTCCATTGCGGGCGGGCGGATGATTCTGCGTGCAGGCACGCGCCGCACGGGGATGCTCGGCCTGTTGCTGATAGTTATCGCGGCTGTGGGGCTTACGCTGATGAATGCAGACTCCTCGCAGCAGCTGCTTCTGGTGCTGATGCTGTGCTGCGGGGTGGGCTTCGGCTATGCCTCGACCGTCTTCACCATTATCGCCCAGTCCTCGGTGCAGCATGAGCAGCGCGGTGCGTCTACTGCACTGAACACCTTCACCCGCTCACTCGGGCAGACCGTCGGGGTGGCGATCTTCGGCTCGTGGCTGAACTTCAGTATTGACCGCAAGCTGGCGGAACAGCCTGAAGCTGCCGCCTCCGGCGCAGATATTAACCAGCTGCTTAACCCGCATAGCGGAAGCGTGCTGCCCAAGGAAGCCTGGAGCAGTCTGCAAGGTGCGCTGGAGGGCGGTCTGCACTCCCTGTTCATCGTAATGGCGGTGTTCGCTGTGATCTCTCTGGTGATCTCGGTGCGTCTTGACCAAGGGGTGCCTTCCATACAGGAAGCAAGCATACCGTCGAAGCGTTAA
- a CDS encoding GNAT family N-acetyltransferase has product MYVCGGVIPELSGRRVRLRAMLPADAQALFGIWSHPAVAPWLDGPPLSSVEDAEALIALLAEWAVEEESLRWSILDPEGSVIGSCGYNHWQLQGAYRGEIGFELSPAAMRQGYMREALELVLAFGFQSMGLNRMEALCHPDNLRAERLLTGLGFRQEGLLRQYRHTASGYQDVVMYSLLQGDTGVEDRAKRT; this is encoded by the coding sequence ATGTATGTGTGCGGAGGGGTTATCCCGGAATTAAGCGGACGGAGGGTGCGTCTGCGGGCGATGCTGCCTGCGGACGCGCAGGCGCTGTTCGGGATTTGGAGCCATCCGGCGGTAGCGCCCTGGCTGGATGGCCCGCCTCTGTCCTCTGTGGAGGATGCAGAAGCACTGATTGCCCTGCTGGCGGAGTGGGCCGTGGAGGAAGAGAGCCTGCGCTGGAGCATTCTGGACCCGGAAGGCAGTGTCATCGGCAGCTGCGGCTATAACCACTGGCAGCTGCAAGGCGCTTACCGGGGAGAGATCGGCTTCGAGCTGTCACCGGCAGCCATGCGTCAGGGGTATATGCGGGAAGCCCTGGAGCTGGTGCTTGCGTTCGGCTTCCAGAGCATGGGGCTGAACCGGATGGAAGCCCTGTGCCATCCGGACAACCTTCGCGCAGAGCGGCTGCTCACGGGACTTGGCTTCCGGCAGGAAGGGCTGCTGCGGCAATACCGGCATACGGCATCCGGCTATCAGGATGTAGTGATGTATTCCCTGCTGCAAGGAGATACGGGCGTAGAAGATAGAGCAAAGAGAACATAG
- a CDS encoding GAF domain-containing protein, translating to MFQAMPYDGTRSERFEAVLSQLGALMEGEPSAIANLANASALLKLSLPDTNWTGFYLFDGKELVLGPFQGLPACIRIPLGRGVCGTAAAERRTLVVGDVHAFPGHIACDAASNSEIVVPLLKGDTLYGVLDIDSPLKHRFDDEERRFLERFAAMVSEVL from the coding sequence ATGTTTCAAGCCATGCCTTATGATGGCACCCGCAGCGAACGGTTCGAAGCCGTTCTCAGCCAGCTCGGGGCACTGATGGAGGGTGAACCCAGCGCCATTGCCAACTTGGCCAACGCTTCGGCGCTGTTAAAGCTCTCTCTGCCGGACACCAACTGGACCGGCTTCTACTTGTTTGACGGCAAAGAGCTGGTGCTCGGCCCCTTCCAGGGACTTCCGGCCTGCATCCGGATTCCGCTGGGCCGCGGTGTCTGCGGAACAGCAGCCGCTGAACGCCGCACGCTAGTGGTCGGCGATGTTCATGCCTTCCCCGGACATATTGCCTGCGATGCTGCCTCCAACAGTGAAATCGTTGTTCCGCTGCTCAAAGGGGACACCCTCTATGGCGTACTGGATATCGACAGCCCGCTTAAGCACCGCTTCGACGACGAGGAGCGCCGCTTCCTCGAACGGTTCGCAGCCATGGTATCCGAGGTGCTCTAA
- a CDS encoding glycogen/starch/alpha-glucan phosphorylase — MFNDKETFKQVFREKLIGKLGKPLEEASNADIYNILGNMIRENAGKDWADTNQKFKIDKDKQVYYFSMEFLIGRLLGNNLLNMGVLEVVREGLADLGFCLQDIEEVEADAGLGNGGLGRLAACFLDSLASLQYAGHGCGIRYKYGLFEQKIVDGYQVELPDYWLQNDNVWEVRREDKQVEVHFWGHVDTRWENDELVFEHKDYEAVRAVPYDIPVIGADRRHVNTLRNWSAESITQPSRVFGTQGGTDYHKFLEYKRSVESISEFLYPDDSQYEGKLLRLKQQYFMCSAGLQSIIRTFAKTGLPIDSLPDKVALHINDTHPTLVIPELMRILMDVYNLGWDQAWSMTTRMVSYTNHTILSEALEKWPISMVRELLPRIFLIIEEINARFCGELMSKYPGDQDRINQMAIIHDDQVRMAHLAIVASHSVNGVAALHTEILQKREMRLFNEMYPHRFNNKTNGITHRRWLQHANPGLAGLISESIGTRWMHQPQEMIGLIKYSEDASFQEQVAAIKRRNKLHLAEYITKKHGIAVDPDSIFDVQVKRLHAYKRQLLNVLHIMHLYNQIKDNPSINIVPRTFIFGAKAAPSYHLAKRIIKLINTVADVVNKDPDINGKIRIFFLENYSVSLAEKIIPAADVSEQISTASKEASGTGNMKFMMNGALTIGTMDGANVEMHEMVGDNNMFLFGLRAEQVLDYYQYGGYHARDIYNGDGRVKEVLDQLIVPGPFSSHAQEFDTLFQSLIDNNDEFFVLKDFASYVETHVKIDLAYRNQKEWLKKSIINIGHSGKFSSDNTISRYAAEIWHIDPIRL; from the coding sequence TTGTTCAACGATAAAGAGACTTTCAAACAAGTGTTCCGTGAGAAACTCATCGGGAAATTAGGCAAGCCGCTGGAAGAAGCTTCGAACGCTGACATTTATAATATTCTCGGCAACATGATCCGCGAGAATGCCGGTAAGGACTGGGCGGACACCAATCAGAAGTTCAAGATCGATAAGGATAAGCAGGTATACTATTTCTCCATGGAATTCCTGATCGGCAGGCTGCTGGGCAATAACCTGCTGAATATGGGCGTGCTGGAGGTTGTCCGCGAGGGTCTCGCGGATCTGGGATTCTGTCTGCAGGATATCGAAGAGGTGGAGGCCGATGCGGGTCTTGGCAACGGGGGCCTGGGCCGCCTTGCCGCTTGCTTCCTGGATTCGCTCGCTTCCCTGCAATATGCAGGACACGGCTGCGGCATCCGTTATAAATACGGCTTGTTCGAGCAGAAGATTGTAGACGGCTATCAGGTGGAGCTGCCGGATTACTGGCTGCAGAATGACAACGTGTGGGAAGTCCGCCGCGAAGATAAGCAGGTAGAGGTGCACTTCTGGGGACATGTGGATACCCGCTGGGAGAATGATGAGCTTGTATTCGAGCACAAGGATTATGAAGCCGTACGGGCGGTTCCGTATGATATCCCGGTGATCGGTGCAGACCGCAGACATGTCAACACGCTGCGGAACTGGAGTGCCGAGTCCATCACCCAGCCATCGAGAGTCTTCGGCACTCAGGGCGGTACGGATTATCACAAGTTCCTGGAATACAAGCGTTCGGTGGAATCCATCTCTGAATTCCTGTATCCCGATGATTCCCAGTACGAAGGCAAGCTGCTTCGTCTGAAGCAGCAGTACTTCATGTGCAGTGCCGGCCTGCAGAGTATTATCCGGACCTTCGCCAAGACAGGCCTGCCGATTGACAGCCTGCCTGACAAGGTAGCCCTGCATATCAATGACACTCACCCTACGCTGGTGATCCCTGAGCTGATGCGCATTCTGATGGATGTCTATAATCTGGGCTGGGATCAGGCCTGGAGCATGACTACCCGGATGGTGTCGTATACCAACCATACCATTCTGAGCGAAGCCCTGGAGAAGTGGCCGATCAGCATGGTCAGAGAGCTGCTTCCGCGCATCTTCCTGATTATTGAAGAGATTAACGCCCGCTTCTGCGGCGAACTGATGAGCAAATATCCCGGAGACCAGGACCGGATTAATCAGATGGCGATCATCCACGACGATCAGGTACGGATGGCACATCTGGCGATTGTCGCCAGCCACAGTGTGAACGGTGTAGCAGCGCTGCATACGGAGATTCTGCAAAAGCGTGAGATGCGGCTGTTCAATGAGATGTATCCGCACCGCTTCAATAACAAGACCAACGGCATTACGCACCGCCGCTGGCTGCAGCATGCCAATCCCGGGCTTGCCGGACTGATCAGCGAGTCGATCGGCACCCGCTGGATGCATCAGCCGCAGGAGATGATCGGACTGATCAAATACAGTGAGGATGCCTCCTTCCAGGAGCAGGTGGCTGCCATCAAACGCCGCAACAAGCTGCATCTGGCTGAATATATCACGAAAAAACACGGTATTGCGGTAGATCCCGACTCGATCTTTGATGTACAGGTCAAGCGCCTGCATGCCTATAAGCGTCAATTGCTGAACGTGCTTCATATTATGCATTTGTATAATCAGATCAAGGATAATCCATCCATTAATATCGTGCCGCGGACCTTCATCTTCGGGGCCAAGGCTGCTCCGAGCTATCATCTGGCCAAGCGGATCATTAAGCTGATCAATACGGTGGCTGATGTAGTCAACAAAGACCCGGACATTAACGGGAAGATCCGGATCTTCTTCCTGGAGAATTATTCGGTATCGCTGGCGGAGAAGATTATTCCGGCCGCTGATGTCAGCGAGCAGATCTCCACGGCGAGCAAGGAAGCCTCCGGTACCGGCAACATGAAGTTCATGATGAACGGTGCGCTGACGATTGGAACCATGGACGGGGCTAACGTGGAGATGCATGAGATGGTAGGGGACAATAATATGTTCCTGTTCGGTCTACGGGCGGAGCAGGTACTTGATTATTACCAGTACGGCGGATACCACGCCCGCGATATCTATAATGGCGACGGCCGGGTAAAAGAGGTCTTGGATCAGCTAATCGTCCCTGGTCCCTTCAGCTCCCATGCCCAGGAGTTTGATACGCTCTTCCAGTCGCTGATTGACAACAACGACGAATTCTTCGTGCTTAAGGATTTCGCCAGCTATGTGGAGACCCATGTCAAGATTGACCTGGCTTACCGGAACCAGAAGGAATGGCTGAAGAAGTCGATCATCAATATTGGCCATTCCGGCAAATTCTCCAGCGACAATACGATTAGCCGCTACGCCGCCGAGATCTGGCATATCGATCCGATCCGGCTGTAA
- the glgD gene encoding glucose-1-phosphate adenylyltransferase subunit GlgD, whose amino-acid sequence MKELMGVINLDHELDNLNELTYFRCGAAVPFASRYRLIDFVLSNMMRAELESVGLFVRRKYRSLMDHLGDGKSWDMNRKHGGLFILPPDWNDPTDTSLGDLQHYHNNLDFFKRASAKYIVFSGSQHINTVDLQDLYQYHLEQGADVTMVYKQIDELQPEHDPCLRVELNDDNIVTNIHHEKHHPNVYLDIFIMEKKLFLEQVEHCIAHGESYFFRDAIQKNRHKFKISAYEYKGYHAVINSLESYYKNSLELLKQENYFGLFKENPVQTKIKYEAPTRYLDSSSVSNSLVANGCVIAGTVENSVIFRGVQIRKGARIINSVIMQKCVIEENAVIENVIMDKDVHLSKDRILVGDSRRPFVIAKSSKI is encoded by the coding sequence ATGAAAGAGCTTATGGGCGTAATTAATCTTGATCATGAATTGGATAATCTAAATGAATTGACCTATTTCCGCTGCGGGGCAGCGGTCCCATTTGCCAGCCGTTACCGGCTGATCGATTTCGTCTTGTCCAATATGATGCGTGCGGAGCTGGAGAGCGTTGGGCTGTTCGTCCGCCGCAAGTACCGTTCACTGATGGATCATCTCGGCGACGGCAAATCGTGGGATATGAACCGCAAGCATGGCGGATTGTTCATCCTGCCTCCGGACTGGAATGACCCTACAGATACCTCTCTGGGTGATCTTCAGCATTATCATAACAATCTGGATTTCTTCAAAAGGGCTTCGGCCAAATACATCGTCTTCTCCGGCAGCCAGCATATTAACACGGTGGATCTGCAGGACCTCTATCAGTATCACCTGGAGCAGGGTGCGGATGTAACGATGGTCTACAAGCAGATTGACGAGCTTCAGCCGGAGCATGACCCGTGCCTGCGGGTCGAGCTTAATGACGATAACATTGTGACGAATATTCACCATGAGAAGCATCACCCGAATGTGTATCTGGACATCTTCATTATGGAGAAGAAGCTGTTCCTGGAGCAGGTGGAGCATTGCATCGCTCATGGCGAGAGCTATTTCTTCCGCGATGCCATTCAGAAGAACCGCCACAAATTCAAAATCTCCGCCTATGAATATAAGGGTTACCATGCCGTGATCAATTCGCTGGAGAGCTACTATAAGAACAGCCTGGAGCTGCTGAAGCAGGAGAATTACTTCGGCCTGTTCAAAGAGAATCCGGTGCAGACCAAGATTAAATACGAGGCGCCTACCCGTTATCTGGACAGCTCGTCGGTCAGCAACTCGCTGGTAGCCAACGGCTGTGTCATCGCCGGGACGGTGGAGAACAGCGTTATTTTCCGGGGTGTACAGATTCGTAAGGGTGCCAGAATTATTAATTCTGTGATTATGCAGAAATGCGTCATCGAAGAGAATGCCGTGATTGAGAATGTGATCATGGACAAAGATGTGCATCTCAGCAAAGACCGGATTCTCGTTGGAGACAGCAGGCGTCCATTTGTCATAGCCAAGAGCAGCAAGATATAA
- a CDS encoding glucose-1-phosphate adenylyltransferase — MKKKEMVAMLLAGGQGKRLKGLTKSIAKPAVYFGGTYRIIDFPLSNCSNSGIDTVGVLTQYEPLVLHSYIGVGSDWDLNRKDGGVFVLPPHERENGSSWYRGTADAIYRNLKFVDQFDPEHVLILSGDHIYKMDYHAMLQYHKSKNADCTISVIDVSLEEASRFGILNTEDDLKIYEFEEKPAKPKSTLASMGVYIFKWDVLRKHLLEDGENAGSSHDFGKDIIPMMLDEGQSLYAYPFEGYWRDVGTVDSLWEANMDLLSDTPPLNLNDTGWRIFTRNPNQPAQYVAPGAKVSSCIINEGCIVHGEVKHSVLFYGVEVGEGSVITDSVIMPKVKIGKNVRIHKAIISENTVIEDNMEIGADRENENEILLIDKRSKKLKSVAAKTI, encoded by the coding sequence ATGAAGAAAAAAGAGATGGTAGCCATGCTATTGGCGGGAGGCCAAGGGAAAAGATTGAAAGGATTGACTAAATCAATTGCCAAACCGGCTGTTTATTTCGGAGGAACGTACCGGATTATCGACTTCCCCCTGAGTAACTGCTCGAATTCAGGCATTGATACCGTGGGTGTGCTGACACAATATGAACCGCTGGTGCTGCATTCGTATATCGGAGTCGGCAGCGACTGGGATTTGAACCGTAAGGATGGCGGCGTATTCGTCTTGCCTCCGCATGAACGGGAGAACGGAAGCAGCTGGTACCGGGGAACGGCAGATGCCATTTACCGCAATCTGAAGTTCGTGGACCAGTTCGACCCGGAGCATGTGCTGATCCTGTCGGGAGACCATATTTACAAGATGGATTATCATGCCATGCTGCAATATCACAAATCCAAGAACGCGGACTGCACCATCTCGGTCATTGACGTTTCGCTGGAGGAAGCAAGCCGCTTCGGCATACTGAATACAGAAGATGATCTGAAGATCTATGAGTTCGAAGAGAAGCCTGCCAAGCCTAAGAGCACACTTGCTTCGATGGGTGTATATATTTTCAAATGGGATGTTCTGCGCAAGCATCTGCTGGAGGACGGAGAGAACGCCGGCTCCTCACATGACTTCGGCAAGGATATCATCCCGATGATGCTGGATGAAGGCCAGTCCCTTTACGCTTATCCATTCGAAGGCTACTGGAGGGATGTAGGTACGGTTGACAGCCTGTGGGAAGCGAATATGGATCTTCTGAGCGATACGCCTCCGCTGAACCTGAATGATACCGGCTGGAGAATCTTCACCCGCAATCCGAATCAGCCTGCACAATATGTGGCGCCGGGAGCCAAGGTGTCGAGCTGCATTATTAATGAGGGCTGCATCGTGCATGGCGAGGTGAAGCACTCCGTTCTCTTCTACGGGGTAGAGGTGGGCGAAGGCAGTGTCATTACCGATTCTGTCATTATGCCCAAGGTGAAGATCGGCAAGAACGTGAGAATTCACAAGGCGATCATCAGTGAGAACACGGTCATTGAGGATAATATGGAAATCGGCGCCGACCGGGAGAATGAGAACGAAATTCTGCTGATCGACAAACGAAGCAAGAAGCTCAAATCTGTAGCAGCCAAAACCATATAA